In Garra rufa chromosome 15, GarRuf1.0, whole genome shotgun sequence, a single genomic region encodes these proteins:
- the cdc14b gene encoding dual specificity protein phosphatase CDC14B isoform X4, translating to MCISFTLVCELVVLLLLLVLFSLTEIKIMLRNNLTIETCDLSNCIEFIKDQLYFAILHQKVKSTPERHCFCIDEELSYENFYADFGPLNLAMFYRFCCKLNKKLKSCALAKKTIVFYTCGDRKKQANAAYLIGSYAVMHLQKTPEEAYSLLVSQNASYLPFRDASFGTCMYNLNILDCLRAVHKALQFGWLDFSKFNVEEYEHYERAENGDFNWILPGKFLAFSGPHPKSKIENGYPLHAPEAYFPYFRKHNITTIIRLNKKMYDAKRFTDMGFKHHDLFFVDGSTPNDAIVTKFLNICENADGGIAVHCKAGLGRTGTLIGCYMMKHFRLTAAEAIAWIRICRPGSIIGPQQNFIDEKQASLWVEGDLHRQKIIEQENGSSKTAVAGILSGVEDISINGTNKNVSQRKTASEMHTEEEEEECGGLTQGDKLRALKSKRQSRASTGSISLEENTIHAKSTSKSLSSDKRKRTRASLGSNRTSSNSISKARAPLLR from the exons ATGTGTATTAGTTTTACATTAGTGTGTGAACTCGtcgtcttattattattattagtattatttagcTTAACCGAGATTAAAATCATGCTCCGGAACAACCTTACAATAGAAACCTGTGATCTGTCAAACTGCATCGAGTTCATTAAAG ATCAGCTGTATTTTGCTATTCTTCATCAGAAGGTGAAAAGCACTCCTGAAAGACACTGTTTTTGTATCGATGAAGAGCTTTCCTATGAGAA CTTCTATGCGGACTTTGGCCCGCTCAACCTGGCCATGTTTTATCGCTTTTGTTGCAAGCTCAACAAGAAGCTGAAG TCTTGTGCTCTTGCAAAGAAGACAATTGTGTTTTATACCTGTGGTGACAGAAAGAAACAAGCCAATGCTGCGTATTTGATCGGCTCTTATGCT GTAATGCATCTACAGAAAACACCAGAAGAAGCATACAGCCTTCTGGTCTCTCAAAATGCATCTTATCTTCCTTTTCG AGATGCATCTTTTGGAACTTGCATGTACAATCTGAATATCCTTGACTGTCTGCGGGCCGTTCACAAG GCTCTGCAGTTTGGCTGGCTGGATTTCTCAAAGTTTAATGTGGAAGAATATGAACATTATGAG CGGGCAGAAAATGGAGATTTCAACTGGATCCTTCCAGGAAAGTTTTTGGCTTTCAGCGGCCCTCATCCAAAGAGCAAAATTGAGAATG GATACCCTCTTCATGCCCCTGAAGCGTATTTCCCCTACTTCAGGAAGCACAACATCACCACCATCATCCGGCTCAACAAGAAAATGTATGACGCCAAGCGTTTCACAGACATGGGCTTTAAACACCACGACTTGTTCTTTGTAGACGGCAGCACGCCCAACGACGCCATCGTCACCAAGTTCCTGAACATCTGTGAGAATGCTGATGGAGGAATAGCGGTCCACTGCAAAG CCGGTCTGGGCCGAACAGGGACATTAATTGGCTGTTACATGATGAAACACTTCCGACTGACGGCAGCTGAAGCCATCGCGTGGATCAGGATCTGCAGACCCGGTTCAATCATCGGACCTCAACAGAACTTCATCGACGA AAAGCAGGCCAGTCTCTGGGTAGAGGGCGATTTGCACCGGCAAAAAATAATTGAGCAGGAAAACGGCTCGAGTAAAACAGCAGTGGCTGGAATACTGTCTGGAGTCGAAGATATTTCCATCAACGGGACAAACAAGAACGTTTCACAGAGGAAAACTGCTTCTGAAATG CACactgaggaagaggaagaggagtgCGGCGGACTAACGCAAGGCGACAAACTAAGAGCTCTGAAGAGTAAGAGGCAGTCCAGAGCGTCCACGGGTTCGATATC GTTGGAAGAAAATACTATTCACGCCAAATCAACATCAAAGTCATTAAG